The following proteins are co-located in the Limanda limanda chromosome 5, fLimLim1.1, whole genome shotgun sequence genome:
- the LOC133002176 gene encoding granzyme A-like, with the protein MSCLGAFTGLFSCMVLLIVHSSDGSEIINGKEVKPHSLPYMALLQSLTQCCGGILIDKSWVLTAAHCMKGSKIKTVWLGVHSIKAKNENSRQVRKDPMHFPHPNYDSATKVNDIMLLKLDESVIETETVKYLKLGDAIKDPAAGTSCMVAGWGQTNNSVMKMSDVLMSVNVTVVDRVKCNSVEYYNRHPVITSGMICAGSDGQNEADTCVGDSGGPLVCSGGLVGVTSFGPKVCGQAKKPGVYMYLTVKQLSWIKDTMKKSDIK; encoded by the exons atGTCCTGCCTGGGGGCTTTCACCGGTCTCTTCTCCTGCATGGTCCTCCTCATTGTCCACTCAA GTGATGGCTCTGAGATTATCAATGGGAAAGAAGTGAAACCCCACTCGCTGCCGTACATGGCTCTGCTTCAGAGTCTCACACAATGCTGTGGAGGGATACTGATCGATAAATCATGGGTCCTGACTGCTGCCCACTGTATGAA GGGTTCCAAAATTAAGACTGTGTGGCTGGGGGTGCACTCCATCAAGGCAAAGAATGAGAATTCCAGGCAGGTCAGAAAGGATCCGATGCATTTTCCACATCCCAACTATGATTCAGCTACAAAGGTCAATGACATCATGTTGCTCAAG CTTGACGAATCTGTGATAGAAACCGAGACAGTGAAGTATCTTAAGTTGGGTGATGCCATCAAAGATCCAGCAGCTGGGACCAGCTGCATGGTGGCAGGATGGggccaaacaaacaacagtgttATGAAAATGTCCGACGTCTTGATGTCCGTCAATGTGACTGTGGTCGACAGAGTGAAGTGCAACTCTGTTGAATATTACAACAGACATCCTGTGATAACCAGTGGCATGATATGTGCTGGTTCAGACGGGCAAAATGAAGCTGACACCTGTGTG GGGGATTCAGGAGGCCCACTGGTGTGCAGCGGAGGTCTGGTTGGAGTCACTTCTTTTGGACCCAAGGTCTGTGGCCAGGCTAAAAAGCCAGGAGTGTACATGTATCTCACAGTGAAACAACTCAGCTGGAtcaaagatacaatgaagaagTCTGACATTAAATGA